The Nomia melanderi isolate GNS246 chromosome 7, iyNomMela1, whole genome shotgun sequence genome includes a window with the following:
- the LOC116424385 gene encoding selenoprotein K: protein MVYISNDGQVLDSTPWSLKRLFGFFSGIIYMIVMFFKTMINPNASSYGSSHTRDFRPGSGPPYQPMRRLRPDARVNVDIPFGGCSSCGG from the exons ATGGTTTATATATCGAATG ATGGACAAGTTTTAGACAGTACACCATGGAGTTTGAAAAGATTGTTTGGTTTCTTTAGTGGTATAATTTATATGATTGTTATGTT TTTCAAAACAATGATCAATCCTAACGCTAGCAGCTATGGAAGTTCTCATACAAGAGATTTCAGACCTGGATCTGG gcCACCATATCAACCAATGCGTAGATTAAGACCTGACGCAAGAGTTAATGTAGACATTCCGTTTGGTGGGTGCAGCAGTTGCGGTGGTTAA
- the Cyp4aa1 gene encoding putative cytochrome P450 4aa1 isoform X2, with translation MVFLKWDQTPGGVWAYLVIIAIVYILYILKSYIRCVYFVLRLSGPKTVPFLGNAGCVIKDNLLHRLGYESQTYGRIVRIWLTGLPYVMLPEPEDIQVVLSSMKHTQKVFFYKLLDNFLGKGLITRDVDTWRMHRKFLQPAFHLNILEKFTITFAECADRLMNEFHERDNEEINITTFVNDSVYDILSETVLGIKRASRHAQDTDDLPFRKGQIMLLYRLVRPWLLIEWIYRLTKFGRQEEKQRKDLFDTCFRMMQEKRDQMYNKGAVSNDESQGAKRISLLEYMVEMNERNPCFSDEDIVEECCTFMLAGQDSVGTATAMTMFLLANHPEWQEKCIEELDAIFNKDSRMPTIKDLKEMKCLEMCIKEALRLYPSVPLIGRILGEDVKIGKYVIPAGCGVIMSPYCTHRLPHHYPDPEAFKPERFSLENCGKRHPYAYLPFSAGPRNCIGYKFAMLEMKSLVSSILRRCRLQSIPGKEEVKPKFRMTIRAQGGLWVKVVAREQKSKAALVN, from the exons ATGGTGTTCCTAAAG TGGGACCAAACGCCAGGTGGGGTATGGGCATACCTCGTAATCATAGCGATCGTTTACATCTTATACATCCTGAAGAGCTACATTAGGTGCGTCTATTTCGTGTTGCGTCTCAGTGGCCCGAAAACCGTACCATTCTTAGGAAATGCGGGTTGCGTTATCAAAGATAATC TGCTTCACAGGCTGGGATACGAGAGCCAAACTTATGGGCGCATCGTCAGGATATGGCTGACAGGGTTACCGTACGTGATGCTGCCCGAGCCAGAAGACATCCAAGTAGTCCTCAGCAGTATGAAGCACACGCAAAAAGtgtttttctataaattgttAGACAATTTCCTCGGAAAGGGTTTGATCACCAGGGACGTGGACACATGGCGGATGCACCGGAAGTTCTTGCAACCGGCGTTTCACCTAAACATTCTCGAGAAGTTCACGATTACGTTCGCGGAATGCGCGGATCGTCTGATGAACGAGTTCCACGAGAGGGATAACGaggaaattaatattaccaCGTTCGTCAACGATTCCGTTTACGATATTTTAAGTG AGACGGTTCTGGGGATCAAACGAGCGAGCCGGCACGCGCAGGACACGGACGATCTACCATTCAGAAA GGGACAGATCATGCTTTTGTATCGTCTGGTCAGGCCTTGGTTGTTGATCGAATGGATTTACCGATTGACGAAGTTCGGCAGGCAAGAAGAGAAGCAACGAAAGGACCTTTTCGACACGTGCTTCAGGATGATGCAGGAGAAGCGCGATCAAATGTACAACAAGGGTGCCGTGAGTAACGACGAATCACAGGGTGCAAAGAGGATCTCGTTGTTGGAGTACATGGTGGAGATGAACGAGAGGAATCCTTGCTTCAGCGACGAAGACATCGTCGAAGAGTGTTGCACGTTCATGTTGGCCGGTCAAGACTCGGTTGGCACTGCGACAGCGATGACGATGTTCCTTTTGGCTAATCATCCCGAGTGGCAAGAGAAATGCATTGAGGAGCTGGACGCAATTTTCAATAAAGACTCGAGGATGCCGACCATTAAGGACTTGAAGGAAATGAAGTGCCTGGAAATGTGCATCAAAGAGGCCCTCAGGCTTTACCCTAGTGTGCCGCTTATAGGGAGGATACTCGGTGAAGATGTAAAGATTG GAAAATACGTGATACCAGCAGGCTGTGGCGTTATCATGTCGCCATATTGCACGCACCGTTTACCACATCATTATCCGGATCCAGAAGCGTTCAAACCCGAACGCTTCAGTCTAGAAAATTGCGGGAAGAGACATCCATACGCTTACTTACCTTTCAGCGCTGGACCCAGAAACTGCATCG GGTACAAGTTCGCGATGCTGGAAATGAAATCCTTGGTCAGCTCGATTCTTCGGAGGTGCCGATTACAATCGATCCCAGGGAAAGAGGAAGTGAAACCGAAATTCCGAATGACGATCAGAGCGCAAGGCGGACTCTGGGTTAAGGTTGTAGCGCGCGAACAGAAATCGAAAGCTGCTTTAGTTAATtaa
- the Cyp4aa1 gene encoding putative cytochrome P450 4aa1 isoform X1 yields the protein MVLTVQQIWDQTPGGVWAYLVIIAIVYILYILKSYIRCVYFVLRLSGPKTVPFLGNAGCVIKDNLLHRLGYESQTYGRIVRIWLTGLPYVMLPEPEDIQVVLSSMKHTQKVFFYKLLDNFLGKGLITRDVDTWRMHRKFLQPAFHLNILEKFTITFAECADRLMNEFHERDNEEINITTFVNDSVYDILSETVLGIKRASRHAQDTDDLPFRKGQIMLLYRLVRPWLLIEWIYRLTKFGRQEEKQRKDLFDTCFRMMQEKRDQMYNKGAVSNDESQGAKRISLLEYMVEMNERNPCFSDEDIVEECCTFMLAGQDSVGTATAMTMFLLANHPEWQEKCIEELDAIFNKDSRMPTIKDLKEMKCLEMCIKEALRLYPSVPLIGRILGEDVKIGKYVIPAGCGVIMSPYCTHRLPHHYPDPEAFKPERFSLENCGKRHPYAYLPFSAGPRNCIGYKFAMLEMKSLVSSILRRCRLQSIPGKEEVKPKFRMTIRAQGGLWVKVVAREQKSKAALVN from the exons ATGGTTCTTACTGTGCAACAAATA TGGGACCAAACGCCAGGTGGGGTATGGGCATACCTCGTAATCATAGCGATCGTTTACATCTTATACATCCTGAAGAGCTACATTAGGTGCGTCTATTTCGTGTTGCGTCTCAGTGGCCCGAAAACCGTACCATTCTTAGGAAATGCGGGTTGCGTTATCAAAGATAATC TGCTTCACAGGCTGGGATACGAGAGCCAAACTTATGGGCGCATCGTCAGGATATGGCTGACAGGGTTACCGTACGTGATGCTGCCCGAGCCAGAAGACATCCAAGTAGTCCTCAGCAGTATGAAGCACACGCAAAAAGtgtttttctataaattgttAGACAATTTCCTCGGAAAGGGTTTGATCACCAGGGACGTGGACACATGGCGGATGCACCGGAAGTTCTTGCAACCGGCGTTTCACCTAAACATTCTCGAGAAGTTCACGATTACGTTCGCGGAATGCGCGGATCGTCTGATGAACGAGTTCCACGAGAGGGATAACGaggaaattaatattaccaCGTTCGTCAACGATTCCGTTTACGATATTTTAAGTG AGACGGTTCTGGGGATCAAACGAGCGAGCCGGCACGCGCAGGACACGGACGATCTACCATTCAGAAA GGGACAGATCATGCTTTTGTATCGTCTGGTCAGGCCTTGGTTGTTGATCGAATGGATTTACCGATTGACGAAGTTCGGCAGGCAAGAAGAGAAGCAACGAAAGGACCTTTTCGACACGTGCTTCAGGATGATGCAGGAGAAGCGCGATCAAATGTACAACAAGGGTGCCGTGAGTAACGACGAATCACAGGGTGCAAAGAGGATCTCGTTGTTGGAGTACATGGTGGAGATGAACGAGAGGAATCCTTGCTTCAGCGACGAAGACATCGTCGAAGAGTGTTGCACGTTCATGTTGGCCGGTCAAGACTCGGTTGGCACTGCGACAGCGATGACGATGTTCCTTTTGGCTAATCATCCCGAGTGGCAAGAGAAATGCATTGAGGAGCTGGACGCAATTTTCAATAAAGACTCGAGGATGCCGACCATTAAGGACTTGAAGGAAATGAAGTGCCTGGAAATGTGCATCAAAGAGGCCCTCAGGCTTTACCCTAGTGTGCCGCTTATAGGGAGGATACTCGGTGAAGATGTAAAGATTG GAAAATACGTGATACCAGCAGGCTGTGGCGTTATCATGTCGCCATATTGCACGCACCGTTTACCACATCATTATCCGGATCCAGAAGCGTTCAAACCCGAACGCTTCAGTCTAGAAAATTGCGGGAAGAGACATCCATACGCTTACTTACCTTTCAGCGCTGGACCCAGAAACTGCATCG GGTACAAGTTCGCGATGCTGGAAATGAAATCCTTGGTCAGCTCGATTCTTCGGAGGTGCCGATTACAATCGATCCCAGGGAAAGAGGAAGTGAAACCGAAATTCCGAATGACGATCAGAGCGCAAGGCGGACTCTGGGTTAAGGTTGTAGCGCGCGAACAGAAATCGAAAGCTGCTTTAGTTAATtaa